The Roseovarius sp. EL26 genome contains the following window.
TTGGCTAGACCTGTTGCAAAGGTCGCGTCAGAGATCTTGTCCCCCATAGATTGGGCCGCGGCCTCATAATCTGGGGACAACAAGGCAATGGTGTAGGCCAGCTCTTGCGATGCGCCGGTCAAGTTGGCTGTGATCAGCCTCGGCGCAAATTGTTCGGCGAACGGTATGGCCAGTCCAACGTCTAGCATTGCATCCCATGCTGGATTGAGCGCTTCAGAAATGTCTACTTCGTTACCTGATTCTATGGCTTTATCAAGCGCCTGAATCGTTGCAATGCGATCCCAAACGCTGCCAGAGGCGGCGGGCTTGCGCGCCGTGTAAAGCCCCAGCAAACGATTTGCAGGCAGGGCACCGGTTTTGGCCAGACGTTCAGCGGCTTCCAGTTCAGCCTTCCAGCCAGAATTGCCGCGCAGATCAGCCGTGGCATAGGCGCGCGGCAAGCTGCGGGTGGGCCGCGGGCTACCAACGGCCTCATACAGACGAAACAACAATGGCGTCATTTTTCCGGGCGGTGCTTTGGGCGGGTTTTCTTCGATCATTTCCGGATCCAGAAACTGTTCCAGCAGATCGGCTTCGGTCGGGGTAAGGACACCCAGGCTGAGGGCGGTGTTATAAATCAGCGCTGCCGTGGGCCAGTCGCCTGAGCGTGCGCTACAGAATATACGGTTGGCATAACTTTGGCTCAGGATGGGGGCGCGGTACAATGCGGCGCAGGGGGCATCTTCAGCCCCGTCCAGCAGTGCCAGATCAAACCAGCTGTCAAACAGCACCGTGGATCCGGCGCCTGCACGTTCAAGCAGGGCAAGAGCGGCGTCAACGGCGCCGTATTTCGTTAACGCTTTGGTTCTGGCCTTAAGGAATAGCGCATCTGATGAGGTATCGTGCGGGGCTTCGGCCTCCGCCAAGAGCAGGGTGTAATATAACGCCTGCACCGCAGGTAGTGGCTCAGAGGATAAGCCTGCAAGGCTATTCACCAGATCAGCAGTTACACTGTTGTGCCATAGTGTGGCAGGCAAACCTGTGGTCGCTGGCGGCAAAAGTCCGACCGCATCACTGCGTTGATTATCCAAGGGCATGACTACGACATCGGGGGTTCTGACGCCGGTTGATGTGTCGCCCGGCAGAGGCTGCAATGTGTTGGGTGTCACGGCTGTGACGGGCAGGGGTTGCTCTAGCCATTCAATTGCCGACAACGGGTTTGGCGGGTCGATGGCCGAAAGAGGCTGCTGCGCCGCCAGCGGCGCGGCACTTAGTCCGAGGCACAGTAAAAACGTGTTATTGAGTTTCAAGCAGGATTTCCTGTCGGATCTCTTGTTGTGGCGCGGAAAAATCAGCCCCAAAGAAGGGGCCGATATACGCGTACCCCACAAGACCGATAAACGCCAACAAGGCCATGTAGACCAGTAGTTTGATAAGTCGATACATATATGTCCTGCCCTAATCTATGCCCGATTTTGCATTGGTTTTGTGTAACTTATAACTGGCCTTTTACATAAGATCACGTCATTCAGAGACAAGAGGGTGAATTTTGGCAGGGGAGCGCCGAAAAAAGTGGCTGCGGCGATGAATTGGAAGCTCAAAAAGACGGTTGTACTGGTCGGGATGATGGGTGCGGGTAAAACTGCAGTCGGCAAGGCATTAGCGGTCAGGCTGAATGCGCCATTTCTTGATTCGGACGCTGAAATTGTGAAAGCGGCAAATCGGACCATCGCAGAGATCTTTGAACGGGACGGCGAGCCGTTTTTCAGGGATCGGGAAACCGAAGTGATTGATCGATTGCTCGAAGAAGAATGCTGCGTTCTTTCAACCGGAGGGGGCGCGTTTCTGTCAGATAAAAACCGAGCTCTGATTTCCGATAAAGGTGTCTCGGTGTGGCTGAATGCAGATCTGGATCTGTTATGGTCACGCGTGAAACATAAAAACACCCGGCCTTTGCTTCGTGTGGCAAAACCATATGCAAAGCTTAAAGAGTTATATGATCAGCGTGTCCCTCTCTATGCGCAGGCAGATCTGAGTGTTCCGGCGCATCCGGATTATTCGATTGAGATGATGGCAGAGCAGGTTCTTGAGGCGCTGAGCGCGCGGAGCGATGTGATGGAGAAAAATACATGACCCAA
Protein-coding sequences here:
- a CDS encoding shikimate kinase produces the protein MNWKLKKTVVLVGMMGAGKTAVGKALAVRLNAPFLDSDAEIVKAANRTIAEIFERDGEPFFRDRETEVIDRLLEEECCVLSTGGGAFLSDKNRALISDKGVSVWLNADLDLLWSRVKHKNTRPLLRVAKPYAKLKELYDQRVPLYAQADLSVPAHPDYSIEMMAEQVLEALSARSDVMEKNT